A single genomic interval of Bacillaceae bacterium S4-13-56 harbors:
- the ispF gene encoding 2-C-methyl-D-erythritol 2,4-cyclodiphosphate synthase: MFRIGQGFDVHQLVEGRPCIIGGVEIPYEKGLIGHSDADVLLHTVADACLGAIGAGDIGKHFPDTDPAYKDADSKKLLEHVWQLIEQEGYEIGNVDCTIIAQAPKMAPYIGQMRSKIAELIQCEVSQVNVKATTTEKLGFTGRKEGIAAQAVVLLQKKPK; this comes from the coding sequence ATGTTTCGAATTGGACAAGGGTTCGACGTCCATCAGCTAGTGGAAGGAAGACCTTGTATTATTGGTGGTGTGGAAATTCCTTACGAGAAAGGACTTATAGGGCATTCAGATGCAGATGTTCTACTCCATACTGTCGCGGATGCGTGTCTTGGTGCCATTGGAGCGGGAGACATTGGAAAGCACTTCCCGGATACAGATCCAGCCTACAAGGATGCAGATTCCAAAAAACTTTTGGAGCATGTGTGGCAACTAATAGAGCAGGAAGGCTATGAAATAGGAAATGTGGACTGTACTATTATTGCTCAGGCGCCTAAAATGGCCCCCTATATCGGACAGATGCGTAGTAAAATTGCGGAGTTGATTCAGTGTGAGGTTAGCCAAGTCAATGTGAAGGCAACTACGACAGAAAAGTTAGGTTTTACTGGAAGGAAAGAAGGTATAGCGGCACAAGCAGTAGTCCTTTTACAGAAAAAACCGAAGTAA
- the clpC gene encoding ATP-dependent protease ATP-binding subunit ClpC: MMFGRFTERAQKVLALAQEEAVRLGHNNIGTEHILLGLVREGEGIAAKALNALGLEADKIQKEVEELIGNGDQVSQTIHYTPRAKKVIELSMDEARKLGHSYVGTEHILLGLIREGEGVAARVLNNLGVSLNKARQQVLQLLGSNESSSNSNGAGARQATNANTPTLDSLARDLTAIAKEGNIDPVVGRSKEIERVIQVLSRRRKNNPVLVGEPGVGKTAIAEGLAQQIVNNEVPEILRDKRVMTLDMGTVVAGTKYRGEFEDRLKKVMEEIRQAGNIILFIDELHTLIGAGGAEGAIDASNILKPSLARGELQCIGATTLDEYRKYIEKDAALERRFQPIQVDEPNIEESIQILEGLRDRYEAHHRVSITDEAIDQAVKLSDRYISDRFLPDKAIDLIDEAASKVRLRSYTAPPNLKELESKLEEIRKEKDAAVQSQEFEKAASLRDTEQRLRDELEQTQNKWKEKQGQENSEVTVEDIASIVSSWTGVPVSKLTKAEGEKLLNLEEVLHSRVIGQEEAVKSISKAIRRARAGLKDPKRPIGSFIFLGPTGVGKTELARALAEAMFGEEDAMIRIDMSEYMEKHSTSRLVGSPPGYVGYEEGGQLTEKVRRKPYSVILLDEIEKAHPEVFNILLQVLEDGRLTDSKGRTVDFRNTVLIMTSNVGANELKRNKYVGFTLGDEEQGYKDMKDKVMTELKKSFRPEFLNRIDETIVFHSLEKNTMKEIVTLMADQLKKRLKEQEIEITLTDKAIEKIANEGFDPEYGARPLRRSIQKNVEDLLSEELLKDNVHKGEHITIDVNDKGEYVIASTEVAK; the protein is encoded by the coding sequence ATGATGTTTGGACGATTTACAGAACGTGCACAAAAGGTATTAGCTCTAGCGCAAGAAGAAGCAGTTCGACTTGGCCATAATAATATTGGTACCGAACATATTTTGTTAGGGCTTGTACGAGAAGGAGAAGGCATTGCTGCTAAAGCACTCAATGCTTTAGGGTTGGAAGCAGATAAAATTCAAAAAGAAGTGGAAGAATTAATTGGAAATGGTGACCAAGTCTCTCAAACCATTCACTATACACCAAGAGCAAAGAAGGTCATAGAGCTTTCCATGGATGAAGCACGTAAGCTTGGTCATTCCTATGTAGGTACGGAGCATATTTTGCTTGGATTAATCCGTGAAGGAGAAGGTGTTGCTGCAAGGGTATTAAATAACCTCGGGGTTAGCCTAAACAAAGCCCGTCAACAGGTTCTTCAATTACTTGGAAGCAATGAATCGAGTTCAAATTCGAATGGGGCAGGCGCAAGGCAGGCTACGAACGCTAACACACCAACCTTAGATTCATTAGCTAGAGATTTAACTGCAATTGCCAAAGAGGGGAATATTGACCCCGTTGTCGGCCGAAGCAAAGAGATCGAAAGAGTGATTCAAGTGCTAAGTCGTCGTAGAAAAAACAACCCCGTATTAGTTGGGGAACCTGGTGTTGGTAAAACAGCGATTGCAGAGGGATTGGCTCAACAGATTGTTAATAATGAAGTACCGGAGATTCTGCGAGATAAGCGAGTTATGACCTTGGATATGGGTACAGTAGTTGCTGGTACAAAATATCGAGGTGAGTTTGAGGACCGATTGAAAAAGGTGATGGAGGAAATTCGCCAAGCAGGGAACATTATTCTATTTATAGATGAGCTTCACACTTTAATAGGTGCTGGTGGAGCTGAAGGGGCTATTGATGCATCCAATATTCTAAAGCCGTCCTTAGCACGAGGGGAACTTCAATGTATTGGTGCTACTACCCTTGATGAATATAGAAAGTATATTGAAAAGGACGCAGCATTAGAGCGTCGTTTCCAACCTATTCAAGTGGATGAACCGAATATCGAGGAATCTATTCAAATTTTAGAAGGCTTACGTGACCGCTACGAGGCACACCATCGTGTAAGTATAACAGATGAAGCGATTGATCAAGCGGTCAAACTATCTGACCGATATATCTCGGATCGATTTTTGCCGGATAAGGCAATCGATTTAATTGATGAAGCGGCTTCTAAAGTACGTCTTCGTTCATACACTGCTCCTCCAAACTTGAAAGAATTAGAATCCAAACTTGAGGAGATTCGTAAGGAGAAGGATGCCGCTGTTCAGAGTCAAGAGTTTGAAAAAGCTGCTTCTCTTAGAGATACAGAACAGCGTCTTCGTGATGAGCTAGAGCAGACTCAAAACAAATGGAAAGAAAAGCAAGGCCAAGAAAATTCTGAAGTAACAGTGGAAGATATCGCTTCTATTGTATCTAGTTGGACCGGAGTCCCTGTTTCCAAACTAACAAAGGCAGAAGGAGAAAAGTTATTAAACTTAGAAGAGGTTCTTCACAGTCGGGTGATAGGTCAGGAAGAGGCAGTGAAATCTATTTCGAAAGCGATTCGTCGCGCGCGAGCCGGGTTAAAAGATCCAAAGAGACCAATCGGATCATTTATTTTCCTAGGACCTACAGGAGTTGGGAAAACAGAACTTGCACGTGCTTTAGCTGAAGCTATGTTTGGTGAAGAGGACGCTATGATTCGCATTGATATGTCAGAATACATGGAAAAGCACTCTACTTCAAGGCTAGTTGGGTCACCTCCTGGATATGTAGGATATGAGGAAGGTGGGCAACTTACCGAAAAAGTAAGAAGAAAACCATATTCAGTTATTTTATTAGATGAAATTGAAAAGGCTCATCCTGAAGTGTTTAATATTCTTCTTCAAGTACTAGAAGATGGACGCTTGACTGATTCTAAAGGCAGAACGGTTGATTTTAGAAATACGGTGTTAATCATGACTTCTAATGTAGGGGCCAACGAGTTAAAACGAAACAAGTATGTTGGATTTACTTTAGGTGATGAAGAGCAGGGTTATAAAGATATGAAGGATAAGGTAATGACTGAATTGAAAAAGTCCTTCCGTCCAGAATTCTTAAACCGAATTGACGAGACCATTGTCTTCCATTCTTTGGAAAAAAATACCATGAAAGAAATTGTAACATTGATGGCAGACCAGTTGAAGAAACGTTTAAAAGAACAAGAAATCGAAATCACTTTAACAGATAAAGCTATTGAGAAAATCGCAAATGAAGGCTTTGATCCCGAATATGGAGCTCGTCCTTTACGTAGATCTATTCAAAAGAACGTAGAAGATTTACTTTCGGAGGAATTACTTAAGGATAATGTTCATAAAGGAGAGCACATTACCATTGATGTAAATGATAAGGGAGAATATGTTATAGCTTCTACGGAGGTTGCTAAATAA
- the radA gene encoding DNA repair protein RadA: protein MAKVKTKYVCQECGYESPKWMGKCPGCHEWNTLVEETFITKSSGRRPTTFQVNDSTRKPEKISAIQSSQEPRVTTYMKEFNRVLGGGIVPGSLVLVGGDPGIGKSTLLLQISAQLSTKGLRVLYISGEESAKQTKLRADRLEIAGDELYVLSETNLELIGQTIDQLSPSFVVIDSIQTIYRDEIASAPGSVSQVRECTSEIMRIAKSKGIAIFIVGHVTKEGSIAGPRLLEHMVDSVLYFEGERHHTFRILRSVKNRFGSTNEMGIFEMKEEGLVEVANPSEIFLEERSRGASGSTIVASMEGTRPVLVEIQALISPTAFGNPRRMATGLDHNRVPLLMAVLEKRVGLLLQNQDAYVKVAGGVKLDEPAIDLAVAVSIASSFRDQPSNPEDVFIGEVGLTGEIRRVARIEQRVKEAAKLGFKRVILPSKNIGGWTVPEGIEIIGVDTVKEALKEALGG, encoded by the coding sequence ATGGCAAAAGTAAAAACAAAATATGTCTGTCAGGAATGTGGCTATGAATCTCCTAAATGGATGGGGAAATGTCCTGGATGCCATGAGTGGAATACTCTAGTAGAGGAGACATTTATTACAAAAAGCTCAGGAAGACGTCCAACCACATTTCAAGTGAATGATTCTACAAGAAAACCCGAAAAAATTTCAGCAATCCAATCCTCTCAAGAACCAAGAGTTACAACCTATATGAAAGAATTTAATCGTGTATTAGGAGGGGGGATAGTACCAGGTTCTCTGGTTTTAGTTGGTGGTGACCCGGGCATTGGCAAATCAACACTCCTATTACAAATTTCCGCACAACTGTCCACGAAAGGCTTAAGGGTTCTTTATATTTCTGGAGAAGAATCCGCTAAACAAACAAAATTAAGAGCAGATCGATTAGAAATAGCAGGGGATGAGCTCTATGTATTATCGGAAACAAATTTAGAATTAATTGGGCAAACCATTGATCAACTTTCACCTTCTTTTGTTGTAATTGACTCCATTCAAACGATCTATCGGGACGAAATCGCATCGGCTCCAGGCAGTGTTTCACAAGTGCGAGAATGCACAAGTGAGATTATGCGTATAGCTAAAAGTAAAGGAATTGCTATTTTTATTGTGGGTCATGTCACAAAAGAAGGCTCCATTGCAGGTCCAAGACTTTTGGAACATATGGTTGACAGCGTTCTTTATTTCGAAGGTGAGAGACACCATACGTTTCGAATACTTAGAAGTGTGAAAAATAGGTTTGGAAGTACAAATGAAATGGGAATTTTTGAAATGAAGGAAGAAGGCTTAGTGGAAGTAGCTAATCCCTCGGAAATATTTTTGGAGGAGAGGTCACGAGGTGCTTCTGGATCAACGATCGTTGCCTCGATGGAAGGAACAAGACCTGTTTTAGTAGAAATACAAGCTCTCATATCTCCAACGGCATTTGGAAATCCCAGAAGAATGGCAACAGGTTTAGACCATAATCGTGTTCCGTTGTTAATGGCTGTTTTAGAAAAAAGGGTAGGTTTATTATTGCAGAATCAGGATGCCTATGTAAAGGTAGCGGGAGGGGTAAAGCTAGATGAACCAGCCATTGACTTAGCGGTTGCTGTAAGTATAGCTTCAAGCTTCCGAGATCAACCATCCAATCCTGAGGATGTTTTTATTGGGGAAGTAGGGCTGACTGGTGAAATTCGAAGGGTTGCAAGAATTGAACAACGAGTAAAAGAAGCTGCAAAACTGGGGTTTAAAAGAGTTATTTTACCAAGTAAAAACATTGGCGGTTGGACTGTTCCAGAGGGAATAGAAATCATTGGTGTTGACACGGTCAAGGAAGCTTTGAAAGAGGCGTTAGGAGGATAA
- the cysS gene encoding cysteine--tRNA ligase — protein sequence MAIKLYNTITRKKEVFTPIEEGKVKMYVCGPTVYNYIHIGNARPAIVFDTVRRYFEYQNYDVHYVLNFTDVDDKIIKAANELGEEVPQLAERFIDSYKQDVGALGVKEAVDHPRVTENMEEIIAFIDTLVKKGYAYESEGDVYYRTRSFKEYGKLSHQSIDELRAGSRIEVGEKKDDPLDFALWKQAKPGEISWESPWGKGRPGWHIECSAMAKKYLGDTIDIHAGGQDLTFPHHENEIAQSEALNEKKFANYWMHNGYLKIDNEKMSKSLGNFILVNEMIQKHDPQVVRFFMLSVHYRHPINFSDELLDSAKNGLDRIRNAYQNLEHRKHSSTGFGKEEEEINAKIDEFIQRFEEEMDDDFNTANTIAVLFDLTKESNVYLQQGHTSKETIESFQQAFEKIANVLGIMLKVEEKLLDEEIDSLIAERIQARKDRNFQRADEIRDLLKEKNIMLEDTPQGTRWKRGS from the coding sequence ATGGCCATTAAATTATATAATACGATAACACGAAAGAAAGAAGTCTTCACTCCTATAGAAGAAGGAAAAGTAAAAATGTATGTATGCGGTCCTACCGTCTATAATTATATTCATATAGGGAACGCTAGGCCAGCCATTGTTTTTGATACCGTGAGAAGATATTTTGAATACCAAAATTATGATGTTCACTATGTCCTAAACTTTACCGATGTGGATGACAAAATAATTAAAGCGGCCAATGAATTGGGTGAGGAAGTTCCGCAGTTAGCCGAACGCTTTATCGATTCCTATAAACAAGATGTAGGTGCCCTTGGCGTAAAAGAGGCCGTTGATCATCCAAGAGTAACAGAAAATATGGAAGAGATCATTGCCTTTATTGATACTTTGGTCAAAAAGGGTTATGCCTACGAATCTGAGGGCGACGTGTATTATCGCACCCGTTCTTTCAAAGAATACGGAAAACTATCACATCAATCTATCGATGAATTACGTGCGGGATCACGTATTGAAGTGGGAGAGAAAAAGGATGATCCACTGGATTTTGCCCTCTGGAAGCAAGCGAAACCTGGAGAAATTTCATGGGAGAGTCCATGGGGTAAAGGTCGTCCTGGTTGGCATATTGAATGCTCAGCTATGGCTAAGAAATACCTAGGGGATACAATTGATATCCATGCCGGAGGGCAAGACCTCACTTTTCCTCATCATGAAAATGAGATTGCGCAGTCTGAGGCATTGAACGAAAAGAAGTTTGCTAACTACTGGATGCATAATGGTTATTTGAAAATCGACAATGAAAAAATGTCTAAGTCTCTAGGAAATTTTATTTTAGTGAATGAAATGATTCAAAAACATGATCCACAAGTTGTTCGTTTCTTTATGCTTAGTGTCCATTATCGTCATCCTATTAATTTTAGTGATGAGTTATTAGATAGTGCGAAAAACGGATTAGATCGGATCCGCAATGCCTATCAGAATTTAGAGCATCGAAAACATTCGTCTACAGGATTTGGTAAAGAGGAAGAAGAAATTAACGCAAAGATTGATGAGTTTATTCAACGTTTTGAAGAGGAAATGGACGATGATTTTAATACAGCAAACACCATTGCTGTTCTGTTCGATTTAACAAAGGAAAGTAATGTCTATCTACAACAAGGGCATACTTCTAAAGAAACCATTGAAAGTTTTCAACAGGCCTTTGAAAAGATTGCTAACGTGTTAGGGATTATGCTGAAAGTAGAAGAAAAACTTTTAGACGAGGAAATTGATTCTTTAATTGCGGAGCGTATCCAGGCAAGAAAGGATAGGAATTTTCAAAGAGCAGACGAAATTCGTGATTTGTTGAAGGAGAAAAATATAATGTTAGAGGATACACCACAGGGAACTCGTTGGAAAAGAGGATCATAA
- a CDS encoding PIN/TRAM domain-containing protein, with protein MLKRIVQLFFIVAGGTIGYLYFPDLVDNFTDSGWVTSPYTGMVAGALILYLLTFWSVNYIVGFLLWVEETLVKVPLGDLLFGSLGLIIGLVVAYLINLPLRGIDINVIKTVVPIFTTALLGYLGFQVGFKRKDEFMTHIPKKEKKNMKANEDLESEGSSMPKVKILDTSVIIDGRIADICQTQFLEGTILIPQFVLEELQHIADSSDVLKRNRGRRGLDILNRMQKEIRIGVEIYEGDFEDIQEVDSKLVKLAKVINGVVVTNDFNLNKVCEFQNVQVLNINDLANAVKPVVLPGEELTVQVIKDGKEQKQGVAYLDDGTMIVVEEGKNYIGKTIEVLVTSVLQTSAGRMIFAKPKLLEKAL; from the coding sequence GTGCTCAAACGTATTGTACAGTTATTTTTCATAGTTGCCGGAGGTACTATTGGGTATCTATACTTTCCTGATTTAGTAGATAACTTTACTGATTCTGGATGGGTAACATCCCCTTATACTGGGATGGTGGCAGGGGCACTTATATTATATTTATTAACTTTTTGGTCTGTGAATTATATTGTTGGGTTTTTGCTATGGGTAGAGGAAACCCTGGTCAAGGTCCCCTTAGGTGATTTGTTATTTGGGAGCTTAGGATTAATTATCGGTCTAGTAGTTGCCTATTTAATTAATCTCCCATTGCGAGGTATTGATATTAATGTTATTAAAACAGTTGTACCTATTTTTACGACAGCCCTATTGGGTTATCTTGGATTCCAAGTTGGTTTTAAACGTAAAGATGAATTTATGACACATATACCTAAGAAGGAAAAGAAGAATATGAAGGCTAATGAAGATCTTGAATCAGAAGGATCCTCTATGCCTAAAGTCAAAATTTTAGACACTTCAGTCATTATTGATGGGCGTATTGCGGATATCTGCCAAACACAATTCTTAGAAGGAACCATATTAATCCCGCAATTTGTTTTGGAAGAGTTGCAACATATTGCTGATTCCTCTGATGTCCTTAAAAGAAATCGCGGTCGTCGAGGATTAGACATTTTAAACCGTATGCAAAAAGAAATTCGTATTGGCGTAGAGATTTATGAGGGCGATTTTGAGGATATACAAGAAGTAGATAGCAAGCTAGTAAAATTAGCGAAAGTCATTAATGGTGTAGTAGTCACTAATGATTTTAATCTTAATAAAGTATGTGAATTTCAAAATGTTCAAGTCCTTAACATTAATGATTTGGCCAATGCGGTTAAACCGGTAGTATTACCTGGTGAAGAACTAACCGTTCAAGTAATCAAAGATGGAAAAGAACAAAAACAAGGTGTTGCTTATCTTGATGATGGGACTATGATCGTAGTAGAAGAAGGCAAAAACTATATTGGAAAAACCATCGAGGTCCTTGTTACAAGCGTGCTACAAACAAGTGCCGGACGAATGATTTTTGCAAAGCCTAAACTACTTGAAAAAGCATTATAA
- the gltX gene encoding glutamate--tRNA ligase produces MAQEIRVRYAPSPTGHLHIGNARTALFNYLFARSTNGKFIIRIEDTDDKRNVVGGEESQMKWLKWLGIDWDESTDVGGPVGPYRQTDRLNIYNQYVDELLQRGLAYKCYMTEEELEQEREEQKAQGVLIPKYSGAHRDLTEEQQKQFEEEGRLPSIRLRVSENRTYRFKDMVKGDISFESNDFGDWVIRKKNGIPTYNFAVAVDDHLMEITHVLRGEDHISNTPKQMMVYEALGWDVPTFGHMTLIVNEQRKKLSKRDESIIQFIEQYADLGYLPEALFNYIALLGWSPVGEEEIYTREEFIKIFDPNRLATSPAVFDPTKLKWLNNEYIKSADLGRIVTLALPFLKKAGLLEGKSEEWAKDLIALYKEQLSYGAEIVELTDLFFKKEVGYPEEAMEVLNRETVPEVLKEFKNQLLQVEEYRSDSIKGAIKATQKETNQKGKNLFMPIRVAATGQTHGRDLNDTLYLLGQEVVVYRIEQVLNVLNK; encoded by the coding sequence ATGGCACAGGAAATTCGGGTAAGATACGCTCCAAGTCCAACTGGGCATTTGCATATTGGTAATGCACGAACCGCATTATTTAATTATTTATTTGCTAGGAGTACAAATGGGAAATTTATTATTCGTATAGAGGATACAGATGACAAGAGAAATGTTGTAGGTGGAGAAGAGAGCCAAATGAAATGGCTAAAATGGCTCGGGATTGATTGGGACGAAAGTACGGATGTTGGTGGACCAGTTGGACCATATCGTCAAACCGACCGGTTAAATATCTATAACCAATACGTGGACGAACTATTGCAACGCGGACTTGCGTATAAATGCTATATGACAGAAGAAGAATTGGAGCAAGAAAGAGAGGAACAGAAGGCTCAGGGTGTATTAATTCCAAAATATTCAGGAGCACATCGCGATCTAACAGAGGAACAACAAAAGCAATTTGAAGAAGAGGGACGTTTACCAAGTATTCGTCTTCGAGTTTCTGAGAATAGGACCTACCGCTTTAAGGATATGGTCAAGGGAGATATTTCATTTGAATCGAATGACTTTGGTGACTGGGTCATCCGAAAGAAAAATGGAATTCCAACCTATAATTTTGCGGTAGCGGTTGATGACCACCTCATGGAAATTACACATGTTCTTCGTGGGGAGGATCACATCTCCAACACTCCTAAGCAAATGATGGTTTATGAGGCTCTTGGATGGGATGTTCCGACCTTTGGACATATGACGCTAATCGTTAATGAGCAAAGAAAGAAATTGAGTAAGCGGGATGAATCCATTATTCAATTTATTGAACAATATGCTGATTTGGGATACTTACCAGAAGCTCTATTTAACTATATTGCTCTTCTTGGTTGGTCACCAGTTGGCGAAGAAGAAATCTATACCAGAGAAGAATTTATTAAAATTTTTGATCCTAATCGTTTAGCTACATCACCAGCGGTTTTTGATCCAACTAAATTAAAATGGTTGAATAATGAATACATTAAATCCGCTGATTTAGGTCGTATTGTTACATTAGCGCTACCTTTTTTGAAGAAAGCGGGTTTGCTTGAGGGGAAATCTGAAGAGTGGGCTAAAGATTTAATCGCCTTATATAAGGAGCAATTAAGCTATGGAGCAGAAATTGTGGAGCTTACAGATCTCTTTTTCAAAAAAGAGGTCGGGTATCCAGAGGAAGCAATGGAAGTTCTTAACAGGGAGACAGTTCCAGAAGTCTTAAAGGAGTTTAAGAATCAGCTTCTACAAGTAGAAGAATATCGTTCGGACTCCATAAAAGGAGCAATTAAGGCAACCCAAAAAGAAACCAACCAAAAAGGAAAGAACCTGTTCATGCCGATTCGTGTTGCAGCTACTGGACAAACCCATGGCCGTGACTTAAACGATACCCTATACTTATTAGGCCAAGAAGTGGTGGTTTATCGTATAGAACAAGTTTTAAATGTGCTAAATAAATAA
- the cysE gene encoding serine O-acetyltransferase produces MKKIYRMLKDDVDVVFDQDPAARTYFEVVLTYSGLHAIWNHRLAHALYKRKFFFLARVISQVSRFFTGIEIHPGAKIGRRFFIDHGMGVVIGETCEIGDNVTIFQGVTLGGTGKEKGKRHPTIKDNALIATGAKVLGSIVIGENSKVGAGSVVLHDVPPNSTVVGIPGQVVIQDGKKVRRDLDHHKLPDPVLDRMNKMEEEIKKLQEELERKEERTHGH; encoded by the coding sequence ATGAAAAAAATCTATCGAATGTTAAAAGATGATGTAGATGTTGTTTTTGATCAGGATCCTGCAGCAAGGACTTATTTTGAAGTTGTATTAACCTATTCGGGGCTTCATGCGATTTGGAATCATAGATTGGCCCATGCGTTATATAAGCGTAAATTTTTCTTTTTAGCTAGAGTTATCTCCCAGGTAAGCCGTTTTTTTACAGGGATTGAAATTCATCCTGGTGCTAAAATTGGTAGAAGGTTTTTTATCGATCATGGGATGGGAGTCGTTATTGGGGAAACTTGCGAAATTGGAGATAATGTTACCATCTTTCAAGGGGTAACTCTTGGAGGGACAGGAAAAGAAAAAGGAAAGCGTCATCCAACAATCAAGGATAATGCTTTAATAGCAACAGGAGCAAAAGTTTTAGGTTCCATTGTTATTGGAGAGAATTCAAAGGTTGGAGCGGGTTCTGTCGTATTACATGATGTGCCACCAAATTCTACCGTGGTTGGTATCCCTGGGCAAGTCGTTATACAAGATGGCAAAAAAGTGCGTCGTGACCTTGATCACCACAAGCTACCAGATCCAGTTTTAGACCGAATGAACAAAATGGAAGAAGAAATAAAAAAACTACAGGAAGAGTTAGAACGTAAGGAGGAAAGGACCCATGGCCATTAA
- the ispD gene encoding 2-C-methyl-D-erythritol 4-phosphate cytidylyltransferase gives MDYEVIVLAAGKGKRMKAGMNKLWIPLQGKPILHHTLEVFERDDWCQRIILVHHPEEKDLISAQIHNYKTPISLISGGGERQDSVRAGLGKALLKNLILIHDGARPFVTHDKIHLLVKKAEEVGAALLATQVTDTIKSTKEKQLHTLDRSYLWAAQTPQAFHYSLIEKVHQRAVEAGFLGTDDASLAEKYGYKVAIVEGEKSNIKLTSPDDLEMAEWILNKREKMGRSNI, from the coding sequence ATGGATTATGAAGTCATTGTTCTTGCTGCTGGAAAAGGTAAGAGAATGAAGGCGGGAATGAATAAGTTGTGGATACCATTACAAGGAAAACCGATACTTCATCATACATTAGAAGTGTTTGAAAGGGATGATTGGTGTCAGAGGATCATTCTTGTCCATCATCCGGAAGAAAAAGATTTAATTTCTGCACAAATACATAATTATAAAACTCCTATTTCACTGATTAGTGGCGGGGGAGAACGACAAGACAGTGTACGAGCGGGTTTAGGGAAAGCTCTTCTGAAAAATCTTATTTTGATCCATGATGGAGCACGCCCATTTGTTACCCATGATAAAATTCATTTGTTAGTGAAGAAAGCAGAAGAGGTCGGAGCTGCATTATTAGCAACTCAAGTGACTGATACTATTAAATCCACCAAAGAAAAACAGCTACATACTCTTGATAGAAGTTATTTGTGGGCTGCCCAAACCCCACAAGCGTTTCATTATTCATTGATTGAAAAGGTACATCAAAGAGCAGTAGAAGCGGGTTTCCTAGGGACAGATGATGCCTCTTTAGCTGAAAAATATGGATACAAGGTTGCTATAGTTGAAGGAGAAAAATCAAACATAAAGCTAACTTCACCGGATGATTTAGAAATGGCCGAATGGATTTTAAACAAAAGAGAAAAAATGGGAAGGAGCAATATATAA
- the disA gene encoding DNA integrity scanning diadenylate cyclase DisA, whose product MVKDLHQETTPGEILKSVAPGTPLRAGIDSVLRANTGGLIVIGESEHLNTIVDGGFVIDTVFSPAHLFELAKMDGAIILSKKGERILRANAQLIPNPAIDSDETGMRHRTAERVAKETGHLVIAISERRNVITLYKGQFRYALRDMDVILTKANQAIQTLEKYKHVLTQGLTNLGALEFEDMVTFYDVLRVIHRTEMVLRIKEEVCNYSIELGVEGRLIELQLSEIMSDIEEEAYWVIKDYHATEQAEEMLISMKDNIDFQFHKEEQILRLLGFPKSTKLTDSIRPRGYRMLLKIPRLPLPIIASLVREYGALNRIIKGQVEQLTKVEGIGEVRARQIKEGLDRIQEQLFVDRHI is encoded by the coding sequence ATGGTGAAAGACTTACATCAAGAGACAACTCCTGGTGAAATTTTGAAATCGGTTGCTCCTGGTACCCCGTTACGTGCAGGGATAGATTCTGTGTTACGCGCAAATACCGGGGGATTAATTGTCATTGGAGAAAGTGAGCACCTAAATACCATTGTAGATGGTGGTTTTGTAATTGACACCGTCTTTTCACCTGCTCATCTATTTGAGTTAGCTAAAATGGATGGAGCGATTATTCTAAGTAAGAAAGGTGAACGTATATTGCGTGCGAATGCTCAATTAATTCCTAACCCTGCTATTGATTCAGATGAGACGGGGATGAGACATCGTACAGCAGAAAGAGTGGCAAAAGAAACGGGCCATTTAGTGATTGCTATATCTGAGAGAAGAAATGTGATCACTCTTTATAAAGGTCAGTTTAGATATGCGCTAAGAGATATGGATGTGATTTTAACAAAAGCAAATCAAGCCATCCAAACGCTTGAAAAATATAAGCATGTATTGACTCAAGGGTTGACCAATCTTGGAGCGCTAGAGTTTGAGGATATGGTTACTTTTTATGATGTACTACGAGTGATTCATCGAACAGAGATGGTATTAAGAATAAAAGAAGAGGTATGTAATTATAGTATTGAGCTTGGGGTAGAAGGGCGTTTAATTGAGCTACAGCTTTCTGAGATAATGTCAGATATAGAGGAAGAAGCTTATTGGGTGATCAAAGATTATCATGCTACTGAGCAAGCAGAGGAAATGTTAATTAGTATGAAGGACAACATTGATTTCCAATTTCATAAAGAAGAGCAAATCCTCCGCTTGCTTGGTTTCCCAAAATCAACTAAGTTAACAGATTCAATAAGACCTAGAGGGTATCGCATGTTACTTAAAATCCCTAGACTTCCTTTGCCAATTATAGCTAGTTTAGTACGTGAGTATGGCGCATTGAACCGAATAATTAAGGGGCAAGTTGAGCAACTGACAAAGGTAGAAGGGATAGGAGAGGTGAGAGCTAGGCAAATTAAAGAAGGATTGGACCGTATTCAAGAGCAATTATTTGTTGATCGTCACATTTAG